In Equus caballus isolate H_3958 breed thoroughbred chromosome 22, TB-T2T, whole genome shotgun sequence, the sequence CAGCGCAGGGGCGAGTGAGACCTGGCCCGGGCTCCAGCCACGCAAAGGTGGTCTTTTGTCACTAAGTGATAAATTACACAACAGGAGCTGCCTGCTCCCCCGCGGGACGTGGGGAGGAACTTGGTCCAGCCCGGCCCGCAAGGCTAAGGACACCGGCGTGGGTGCCGGCGGCACGAGTGCCACGTCCTGGGCGCTCCCGCGTGACTTGGTCCCCGCTCCCCATGCTCCCGCGGCCCTCACCGTCGAAGTCAATGCGGCCATCGTTGTTCTTGTCTCCATCTTTCATCAGGGATTCGAGCTCCTCGTCTGTCACGTGCTCCCCGGAAGCCCTGAAGATCTCAGCCAGCTCCTCGGCATCGATGTAGCCGTCTGCGTTCCTTCGGGGCGGATGGACCGGGCAGGCAGGGGTGAGGTGCCCTGTCCACGCCCGACGCCCTCTTGTGCACCCCCACCCGGAAAGAACGTTCGGGCCCTGCCGGCCAGACTCGGACTACTCGGCGCCTTCCCTGGCTCCCAGACCCCCCGCATGCACCTGTCGAAGATGCGGAAACACTCGGCCAGCTCCTCCTCGCTCTTCCCCTTCGCGTCCTCTTTCATCTGGCGCACCATCATGACCAAGAACTCCTCGAAGTCGATGGTGCCGCTGCCTGAGGGGAGCAGTGGTGAGTGAGCCTGCGCCCTGGACGGCCGCCTCTCCCGGCCATCATCCCACCTCTCCCTCGAGGGCTCCTCGCTCACCGTCCTCATCCACCTCCTCGATGATGGCGTCCAGCTCCTCCTTGGTGGGTGTCTGGCCCAGCATCCTCATCACCGTGCCCAACTCCTTGACGCTGATGTCCCCACCACCATCAGCGTCAAACATGTCAAAGGCGGCCTTGAACTCTGAGAGAGGCaaaggagggcagagagctgAGGTGAGCCTGGCTGACTGTCAGCCTCACATCTACCCTCCCACCCTGCTCAGACCCCAGACATTCCCCAGCACACAGCTGCCCACATCCAGCCCGCCTGCCCCCACTCACCAGCGATCATCTCCTCGCTGAGGTAGGACCGGGCCTCAGCCTGCTGGTCTGTCTGTAGAAGACAGAGTCAGAAAGCAGAAGGGGCAGCCGCAGAGCATTCTTGTCTTAACCCTGTTCTCTCCATCCCTACTTCTGGGAGTGCCCTGTGGTCCTCCGAAGAACCACTCCACCTTGCCACACCTTCTGTGTGCCCCACAGCACCCCGATTTTGAAGAATTAGGAAACACAGATTACGCCTAAGACCTCTCACTTGCCAATCGGTCAAGTCAGGAACCCCcagtaaccttgggcaagtcacttaatgtACATCATCTCTTAGCAGCAGCTTCTCAGGGATGAGAGGAAATCAGGGATGTGAACAGGCTCTATAAAGTGCCAGCACCATTCCAGCGTGACTTTGCAGTTCTCCTGGTTCCTAATGGTGCTCTtttaataggtgctcaataaacgtttgtcCTCAAATAATAATGCAACACAAAGTTATTGCACACCTACTAAGTGTCAAGCCATAGTCTGGGCACTGGGACCCTCAAGAAGAGTCAGGCACGTCATCCCTCCCATCCGAGAACTTGCAGGGACAGAGGTTTTAAGCTTCCTCCTAATGATTCAGTCATTGGAGTAAACATCGCTCATGCTGGGCAGAAGGTGATAGAGGCCTTATGGGGATGAAAATAAGATTTCTATGGGGGTTTCCAGTTCCAACCAAGCCAAGCCATGTGGGTAGGGGGCTTTGGACTGAAGCCAGTGGTAAGGAAGGGCTGAGGCCTCCAAGGAGTGCTTCAGCCAGCTGGCCACTGGtcctcctccttgtcctcctccctccacccctcctcccccactccttGCCTGTGCCAGGAGGGCAGGCTATTTTTAGTCCGGCATGGGCAACAGCAGCTGGCCTCCGGGATCTAGTTACTCCTTGAAGTGAAGTGGGGAGGGGAATCTCAGAGGAAAATGACAGCCCCAAATCAGAACCCCTCTCTGGGAGGCTGGAGTCTCTCTAACTCTGGTCTCTCATCTTCTGCCCCTTCTCATCACCCTCGGAGCTCTTGGGGCCCTGCACCTGAGCTAGCTCGAGGCTCTGCAGGCCTCCCATCTTCCAGAGAAGCCATTCTTCTCTCACTGGCAGTAGGAAGGTCTGGCCAGGCTTCTAGCCCATCCCTCCCACTGGTTTGCTGGGTGACTCACTCTGTTCCTTGGGGTCGCCATCTCCACCATGCTAAGGAAGACACAAGCTAAGAGCCCCTCACAGTTCTATGATGGACATTGCTGGAAGTCTCAGAAGGTCTGCAGGGAATCGGCAAGCCTTGAGGATCAATGCCTGGAACATCCCAGCCCTCCCCTTCCAAGAGAAGGTCAAGGCCTTCTTCCCAGGCTTCCTCCAAGACACCTGGGTTGCAGGAACCTTCATGTTCCATCTTCAAATGCCCAAGTTACTGCCCCACAGCACTCCCAGATATGGCCTGAAAGAGGCCCAGAAGTATTGCAACGAGCAAAGGAATGAAGTCCCTTCTTGTCCTTACCATGGTTGCTAGTCCCAGGGACTCCTCTGCTGCAGGTCACCTCCTCTGCTCTCCAGCACCCAAAGATGCCTTGGCtcgctccagcccctgggatttgTAGGGACaccctctcttcccacctccctgctccccaggacTGGATACCCTGGCCAATCAGATCCTGGGGTCAGCAAGCCCCCTCCCAGAGTCCTAGCCTATTACCTAATTTAGCCAAGGGCCCTTGCAGAGAAATTGAAACCTCTGAGCAGGTGGCAGGCCTTGACGTCCCAGATTCTTGTGAGGAGAACCTGCGCTGCTCCACCTCCTTAGcgaggcccccccaccccccgccaggAAGCACACTTGCTCCGAGATGGGTCAGGACAAtcagaatagagaaaaatgaggcagcATAGTGGAAAGGGAAGAGCACAAGCCTAACCCAAAGATCCAAGTGCCAAAACCCAAGATCCAAGTCCTGTCTCTGcaagctgtgcaaccttgggcaggTGGCAATGTcactctgagcttcagtctccttatctgtgAGATGGGGATAGTCATAACCTCCCTCACTGAGAAACTGTGGTCAGCGGAGCCCAGGTGTAAGTCACCTATCTTGTACCAGCTACATAGGGTTGGTGCTTGGCAAGTGGAATGTCCTGTCTTGGGACTATGGTAAGAGGCAGTggacaggaggaggggaaagagacaGCCACAGTTATTGAAGCTCTATGACGTGCCacacactgtgctaagcattttaacCACATGATCTCATCTAGGATTCATCCTATGAGGTAGCaactattattattccctttttccTGGGGAGATTTGTAAATCATAAAGATCTATAGTTGTGTTGACGATTCTTATTAATCCTGACTGAGGGGAATTTGGAACAGACAGCCCTCAGGGGACTTGTCCAGAAGGAGAAGTGTTTGAAGGGGTCCAGGAGACAGGGTGTGCATTTCGAGGAGAAATAAACATTGAAAGCAgattcatggggccagcccagtggccggtccgcttcgtgtgctccacttcagaggcccagggtttgtgggttcacatcctgggcacagacctacacacaccgctcatcaagccaagccGTAGTGgaatcctgcatacaaaataaaggaagactggcacggatgttagctcagcaacaatcttcctcaagccaaaaagggaagattggcaacagatattagggccaatcttcctcaccaaaaaaaaaaaaaagaaaaagaaagcaagcagatTCTTCTCACAAGCTGCTTAACTTCTCCAGGGAACAGGTGTTTGGGATTCGCTTTTGGGGGGAGGAGAGACCAGGTGAAGGTTCTCTGAGAAGGAAGGGGCAGCTAGCTCCTTGTTAGAGCTTGGTGAAGAAGTCTGGAGGAGCTCAGCTGCCATCGGGACAGTGAAGGGGTGGGAAGATCAAGTCAAGTCTAAAGGGAGCCCAGCCTGAGAGTCCACAGGGTCCAGGCTGGGTGTTGGGGAAGTAGGCAACATTCATGGACATCGGCTAAGTCAACAGTAAGAGCACTAAGATGACTGAGGACAGAGTCTGGGGCCAGTGAAAGGGGGCTGGACACCAAGGAAGGCAGATGGACAGTGGCAACTGGGCTGCCCTCTTCCTCTATATATAGACATTCCCAAGGAAAGCTCAGTGGAGCCCGGCCAGGCTAAATAAGGCCTCCTCCAGCCGGGTGGAGGGCCAAGGCGCGGCGACACCCAGGGGATTCCAATTTGGACACAAACATTGGAACCACTTGATCTCTTTGGAACAGAGAGTGTAGAACTCTCAGCCATCATtcgttctttcatttattcaaggtCCAGACTTAGAGTGGCCACACAAGGTCCATCCCACTGACTCCTCTAGTCCCACTCCCCTTTCCTTTCCCCGTTGCATGCTGCTTTGCTCTGGTTGGACTAAAATACAGCTCCAAACACCACCCTTTGTAGCCGCCAGGAACTCCCATCTTCCCTCTCTTCACCTGCCTACTTCCCTATCAACTTTCTcagttttgggggggggggggtgggtttaggtatgctttttggtgaggaagattggccctgagctaacatctgttgccaatcttcctcttttttttttttctccccaaagccccggcacatagttgtgtatcctcgttgtaggtcattctagttcttctatgtgggatgccaccacagcatggcttgatgagcggtatgtaggtccacacccaagatccgaaccagcgaactgggccactgggccacggaagcagagcgtgaaaacttaaccactcggtcctggggctggcccccctttcTCAGATTTAACAACACTTCCTCCAGGatcctcctcccctacacccaGACCAAAGGAGTCTGAGGTGGTCTCCAGTAGTTTCCTCAACCATAGCACTAAGCATGCCACATGATCTTGATTTGTTCTGAGTTTCACAGACCAGAGACCATATCCTGTTTACCACTGAATTCCACAGCACCCAGCACTCAGCACTCAGCTAGTAAGTGTCCAATAAATATGGTGTTCTTGTAAGAATCACTGAACTGAATGGCATCTGGTTCAGTATAAGGAGGAACTTCCTAACAGTCATGGTTGAACAATAATGGGAACAGGCATCCTCATGAGGTAATGAGCTCCCTGTCACTGAATGTATGCAAGCAGGAATTTGATGACCATCTCTCAGGGAGGCTGTAGGGAGATATCCAGACAAAGTCTAAGAGTAGTGGAAAATACAAGACATCAGGAGATCTCCTAGTTCTGGCCCTGTTTGTATGAGCTAGGGTAAGCCTCTTCCCCTGACTGAGCCTCAGGctacccatctgtaaaatggaagtgtGAGACCAGACTTCTGAGAGACCCTTATGCTGTGACAACCCATGGTTTTAGGAACATCTGCTTTGTACCCAGACTTGTGAGGCATATGCCAAAGGACAAGTTAATATTCAGCTAGTGTTTGagtgaatgttgaatgaatgaatgaatgaatggagtgtTTCTCTTTTGCCCCAACACCCTGCTGGTAAGCTGAATGAAGAGTAGTTAGAGCTTTAAAATTACAGATCTGGCCTTAAATCTCAGCTCCCCTATTTCCTAGCTGTGGATTTTGCAAAAGTCAATAGGCCtgttttttcatcttgaaaatggATCATTATTGTTCAACGACACCCTCCTtccagggctgttgtgagggtgCGATGCGACCCCATTTAAAATGCCTAGAACAGGATGTAGAACACAGTGGAGCTTTAAGAAATGAGAGCCCCACCCCTTCAGCACATGGCGGGGCAGGAAGTGTGTTTTCTGTTCCAagctatttcccccacccctctctcctGTGCCATTCTAAAAGGGTAGGAGCTACTGACAGAGAGATTTTATTTGTTATATTGTTAACTAGCAATATCTGTCCAGCTAGGGACTGACACCTAGGCCTTCCGACAAAGCGACCATAAATTCTTCTTGACCTACTGCGGCCCTCCAGAGACCTTGCTGAGATTACCAGGCCTGCGGCGTGGGAAAAGAACAAGAGGCAGAGATCAGGAGACCTGGGCTGCAAGGACCCACTCTCAGAAACCTTTGGcaagctttgtgactttgggcaagtaactcagcctctctgagtctcagtttcaaCATTTGCCTACATCCTATGTGTGAGGCTCAAATGAGATTGAACTCTGTATGAGCGAACTCTGAATGAGTGAACGCTGGAGAAACAATAATCGTTATGTAACTGATCAGCCCCCGCAGccccctctctgtgccaggcactggactaGGATCCTTACAAGAGCTGCAAATTTAATACTAATATTAATTGttcctattttatatgtgagaaaaCCTAAGCCCAGCGAGGTCACATTCTAACCCAGATCACATAttttctggcctcagtttcctcatcacaGAGATGGGCTTCCTACCGTCATTTAATGACTTTGGAAAGTTAAAGAGTGCTGGGTGGAAAATGGGGGAtagattggggccagcctgggtcTCCGAGAGGCGTGGGAGGATTCGCGGGTGGCGTGAGCCCCTCCGGATTGAGGACGACCCCGCAGGAGGCGTGGGGCTCGCCCAGGCCTACCCAGGATTCCCAAGTCCCTTCTGGAGCCAAGGGCCCGGGATTCCTGGGCGGCTCCGGGGAGCGGGCGGGGCCGGAGGCGGGGCGGCGGCAGGAAGCAGCCGGAGCGGCTCTCGGAGCGGCCTGGGCCCTGCAGAGCCCGGCAGAGCCCGGCCGGCCTCAGGAGTACACGGGGGGCTGCACCAGGACTCTTGTGGAGCGGCGCGCCCCTGAGTGCACGGCGGGGCGCAGGAGGTAGAGACGTGCCAGGGGACGAAAGAGACGTGGGAAGGGTCCCAGGCCCCTCCGGGGAAGACTACGGCGCCAAGCACCGCGGGTGAGAGGAGGGCTGCACCAGCTGAATCCCAGAACTCGCAAGACCCCGaacgggcgggggcggggcctccgcggcgcccctccctccccagctctagGCCCCGCCCCTGCTCCTCCCCGCGCTGGGCCGGGGTCTTCCTCCCGTCCCCGCCCGGGACCCAGCGTCGCGCGCTCCCCCCAGGGTGCCATGGCCTCGCGGCTCTTGCACCGGCTGCGGCACGCCTTGGCCGGCGACGGCCCGGAGGAGGAGGCggccggccccgaggccgagCAGTTCCCGGAGAGCTCGGAGCTGGAGGACGACGACGCCGAGGGCCTGTCCTCCCGCCTCAGCGGCACCCTCAGCTTCACCAGCGCcgaggaagatgaggaggacgacgaggaggaggacgaggaggccGGCCCCGACCCGCTGCCCCCCGGGGACGGGGCGTCGGGAGAAGACGCAGGCGAGTGGGGGAGGATGGAGGCGCGAACCCTGGGGGCCGATTAGGCCTCCACCCAGCCGCGTGCAAGAGAGCTTCAGGAGCATCGGGCGCTCTGAGTTGATCCAGCCGAAACTCCAGCACTTGTTTAAGTGCTCCAGCCACCTcttggctatgtgaccttgagagAGTCACAACACCTCTCTGAGCCAAGTTTTCCCTCTTGTCGGATGGGGGAAATCACTCCCACCCCAGGCTTGTTGCGGGCATTCAATGTACAGTCTGGGATACAAATGGTAATAATGTGCTAGGGATGTTTTGGGGGCGGagatatttatttagcacctactgcCTGCCAGGCATGGTGTTTGGCACCCGgcccctctctggccctcagtttccatTTATGTCAAATGGTGATAAAGCTTATGTCACCTGTTGGGAGGACGAGTGAGGTCATGGCACGTGGTTTATGTCTACCCTGGCCGTAGGCCCACTGATGTGGCTGACTGGTCGTGTGCTCATACAGAACGGAACCCCCCACCTGATGGGCAGCGGGGCAGTCAGCTCCTGGCACGGCAGTTGCAGGATTTCTGGAAGAAGTCCCGGAACACCCTGGTACCCCAGCGGCTGCTCTTCGAGGTGACCAGTGCCAACGTGGTCAAGGACCCACCCTCCAAGTACGTGGTGAGTGATG encodes:
- the TNNC2 gene encoding troponin C, skeletal muscle isoform X2, encoding MTDQQAEARSYLSEEMIAEFKAAFDMFDADGGGDISVKELGTVMRMLGQTPTKEELDAIIEEVDEDGSGTIDFEEFLVMMVRQMKEDAKGKSEEELAECFRIFDRNADGYIDAEELAEIFRASGEHVTDEELESLMKDGDKNNDGRIDFDEFLKMMEGVQ
- the TNNC2 gene encoding troponin C, skeletal muscle isoform X1, producing MVEMATPRNRTDQQAEARSYLSEEMIAEFKAAFDMFDADGGGDISVKELGTVMRMLGQTPTKEELDAIIEEVDEDGSGTIDFEEFLVMMVRQMKEDAKGKSEEELAECFRIFDRNADGYIDAEELAEIFRASGEHVTDEELESLMKDGDKNNDGRIDFDEFLKMMEGVQ